A window of the Podospora bellae-mahoneyi strain CBS 112042 chromosome 6, whole genome shotgun sequence genome harbors these coding sequences:
- a CDS encoding hypothetical protein (EggNog:ENOG503NX5Z; COG:S): MEEPQRTSSQYDGGDDVHHRPSFQSYHDTQTTLDVPEKSDEPVVEEPKDEEAIRESEKEAEAPQEKDVIETVSEATLTQVPRAFPLIRTTRARPPSALRATVSTPDMCQRVVSPDGSVKRECSFDILGLSKEEVQAILAAAGGTEGRGVSMASTQPARDVGESSGKNGEELQVPEQAHPRCPTCMSILAGELDIAAFEPAQQQQQQQQQEQTQYPQPPTGTLTESSSLKKSPATSTPFPYYASSHATSDDEEEMIVSWEPDHDTGNPHEWSPGKKTCILITCMMLIINSTMGSALPANALPFISDKWDITNESQQVLPISVYLIGYVMGPILWAPLSEQFGRKIPTMITFLIFTAFTLATALANSWIMFLIFRLLTGTFASAPIAIVPGIIADISPNPRTRGRNMGLFFMTTVSGPLLAPIISGYCSETIGWRWAFWIGLIYAGCTLVPLFFLPETYGPVLLKRRAEEIRLHDAKARVVALHEMEKKSFRELTTVVLYRPIKMLVTEPIVNTSCAYLALCYAIFYMCFEAFPIIFTGVYELSPGECGLTYLAVGVGCLLALPIFFVWDSVLRSAMARNKAWTRQEEYRRLPLACVGGPMFVISLFWLGWTAKEGVHFFVPMLAGVPFGVGFMCIFQALLNYLTDAYEVYAASANAAASTSRSLLATVLPLATLPMFEKLGISGACSLLGGVSTLMCAIPFVFLWQGDKIRSNSKFCLAIRQRKEEQQQKIEEQRRRSQARMLERVSARAGGKKQVVIQGKRVGSSGSDQSGSGGMGEGSSGSLGRLPGVKVVVEEKEKGKEVEVRRVIV; this comes from the exons ATGGAAGAACCACAGCGAACCAGCAGCCAGTACGACGGAGGAGACGATGTTCACCACAGGCCATCCTTCCAGAGCTATCATGACACTCAGACAACACTTGATGTTCCCGAGAAGTCTGATGAACCCGTAGTTGAGGAACCCAAAGACGAAGAAGCTATCCGGGAGAGTGAGAAAGAGGCCGAAGCACCACAAGAGAAAGACGTGATCGAAACGGTCTCGGAAGCAACTCTGACGCAGGTCCCCAGAGCGTTTCCGTTAATCAGGACCACACGAGCTCGCCCACCATCCGCTCTTCGTGCCACAGTTTCTACACCAGATATGTGCCAGCGAGTGGTATCACCCGATGGATCGGTGAAACGGGAGTGCTCCTTTGATATTCTGGGCTTGTCGAAAGAGGAAGTCCAGGCTATCCTGGCCGCCGCTGGAGGCACTGAGGGCCGAGGGGTGTCAATGGCAAGCACGCAGCCCGCGCGAGATGTTGGCGAGAGCAGTGGGAAGAACGGGGAAGAACTCCAGGTTCCAGAGCAGGCTCATCCTCGCTGCCCAACATGCATGAGCATTCTCGCCGGCGAGCTTGATATCGCGGCCTTTGAACCcgctcaacagcaacagcaacagcaacagcaagaacaaACCCAAtacccccaaccaccaaccggAACCCTCACTGAaagctcctccctcaaaaagTCCCCGGCCACTTCTACCCCCTTTCCATACTACGCCTCCAGCCACGCCACCTcggacgatgaagaagaaatgaTCGTCTCCTGGGAACCCGACCACGACACGGGCAACCCGCACGAGTGGTCCCCCGGCAAGAAAACCTGCATCCTCATCACTTGCATGatgctcatcatcaactcaacCATGGGCTCTGCCCTCCCAGCCAACGCCCTGCCTTTTATCTCAGATAAATGGGACATTACCAACGAATCCCAACAAGTCCTCCCCATTTCCGTCTATCTGATCGGCTACGTCATGGGCCCCATCCTCTGGGCCCCCCTTTCCGAGCAATTCGGCCGCAAAATCCCAACAATGATCACCTTCCTAATATTCACCGCCTTCACCCTCGCAACCGCCCTCGCAAACAGCTGGATCATGTTCCTCATCTTCCGCCTCCTAACCGGAACCTTCGCCTCCGCCCCCATCGCCATTGTCCCAGGGATAATCGCCgacatctcccccaaccctcgCACTCGAGGGAGGAACATGGGGTTATTCTTCATGACGACCGTCTCCGGGCCTTTACTCGCCCCAATCATATCAGGCTACTGCTCCGAAACAATTGGCTGGAGGTGGGCGTTTTGGATTGGACTTATTTACGCGGGATGCACACTTGTCCCCTTGTTCTTCCTCCCAGAAACATACGGTCCTGTCCTCCTCAAGCGACGCGCTGAGGAGATTCGCCTTCATGACGCCAAGGCTAGGGTGGTGGCGCTGCatgagatggagaagaagtcGTTCAGGGAGTTGACGACTGTTGTTTTATACCGGCCCATCAAGATGCTCGTCACGGAGCCGATCGTTAACACTTCGTGTGCTTACCTCGCGCTTTGTTATGCCATATTTTACATGTGTTTTGAGGCGTTTCCGATCATTTTCACTGGGGTTTATGAGCTCTCGCCGGGGGAGTGCGGGTTGACGTATCTGGCCGTTGGGGTGGGGTGCTTACTCGCGTTGCCGATCTTTTTTGTGTGGGATAGTGTTCTGAGGtcggcgatggcgaggaaCAAGGCTTGGACTAGACAGGAGGAGTACAGACGGCTACCGCTCGCGTGTGTCGGGGGGCCGATGTTTGTGATTAGTCTTTTTTGGTTGGGATGGACGGCGAAGGAGGGGGTTCACTTTTTTGTGCCGATGCTGGCGGGGGTGCCGTTTGGGGTGGGGTTTATGTGTATTTTCCAGGCTCTCTT GAACTATTTGACCGACGCGTACGAAGTCTACGCCGCGTCTGCCAACGCTGCCGCGTCAACCTCCCGCTCTTTGCTCGCAACTGTCTTGCCTTTGGCTACTCTCCCCATGTTTGAAAAGTTGGGGATAAGCGGTGCTTGCTCGCTGCTTGGGGGCGTGAGCACGCTCATGTGTGCTATTCCGTTTGTGTTTCTCTGGCAGGGGGACAAGATCAGGTCCAACTCCAAGTTTTGTCTTGCGATCCGGCAGcggaaggaggagcagcagcaaaagatTGAGGAGCAACGGAGACGGTCACAGGCGAGGatgctggagagggtgagTGCCCGCGCTGGGGGGAAAAAACAAGTGGTTATCcaggggaagagggttgggAGTTCGGGGAGTGATCAATCTGGGTctggtgggatgggggaggggtcatCTGGCAGTTTGGGACGACTGCCTGGGGTgaaggttgtggtggaggagaaggagaaggggaaggaggtggaggtgcgAAGGGTAATAGTTTAA
- a CDS encoding hypothetical protein (EggNog:ENOG503NTWP): protein MAPTTVQNPPAPVESKTAQKKKAKAAAAVKAAAGTESPAPASVAGGENPDDSSENGYIRELSKNIRNLNKKISNGARIENLINEHSGKSLEELVAAKIINADQAASHLKRPSLQNQLAQFEKELAMHKQIEADHRSRLSQLETTLKEKFEKEKEELVAETKQKVEAEADEKLRGYLLALSQFLRLAAARRLAEADSSIDENAAIEGVLLHIYCGDNDSVTEMLKLVQGSDERVLGVEGRLLKTTFADIKEEAYAHLNPNYKRPKPAEPEFAEELKLDEYESTVLVETDPTVANAGLTEVDDGSAVALTNGHGQDASSVSGGAPGNADVADSAANAAGENQWDTGNTISDSQEWVSVNVPRDLSETETGAAATPAQPTAPVTNQSWADEHPETAAEATTPADDGFHQVPSRSRGSRDGGHRGRGGFRGRGGGFRGDGRGRGRGRGGDRGGLPSRPRREESQG from the exons ATGGCTCCCACTACTGTCCAGAATCCTCCGGCGCCCGTCGAGTCCAAAACcgcccagaagaagaaggccaaggccgctgctgctgtcaaggCCGCTGCCGGCACCGAGTCTCCTGCCCCTGCTTCCGTTGCCGGCGGCGAGAACCCAGATGACAGCTCTGAGAATGGCTACATCCGCGAGCTTTCCAA GAACAtccgcaacctcaacaaGAAGATC TCCAATGGTGCCAGAATCGAGAATTTGATCAACGAGCATAGTGGCAAGTCGCTCGAGGAGCTCGTAGCTGCCAAGATCATCAATGCCGACCAGGCTGCCTCGCACCTGAAACGCCCCTCCCTTCAGAACCAGCTCGCCCAGTTCGAGAAGGAGCTTGCCATGCACAAACAGATCGAGGCCGACCACCGTTCCCGTCTGAGCCAGCTGGAGACTACGCTGAAGGAGAAGttcgagaaggagaaggaggagcttgttGCTGAGACAAAGCAAaaggtcgaggccgaggccgacgagAAACTGAGGGGCTACCTTTTGGCTCTCTCGCAGTTCCTTCGTCTCGCTGCTGCCCGCCGTCTCGCCGAGGCTGATAGCTCGATTGATGAGAATGCGGCTATCGAAGGTGTTCTTCTCCATATCTACTGTGGTGATAATGATTCCGTCACCGAGATGCTCAAGTTGGTCCAGGGATCAGATGAGCGCgtccttggtgttgaggggaggTTACTGAAGACTACCT TTGCCGatatcaaggaggaggcttaTGCCCATCTGAACCCAAACTACAAGCGTCCCAAGCCAGCCGAGCCCGAGTTTGCGGAAGAGCTGAAGTTGGACGAGTACGAGTCGACCGTTTTGGTCGAGACTGACCCAACAGTTGCCAATGCCGGTCTCACcgaggttgacgatggcTCTGCCGTCGCTTTGACAAACGGCCATGGCCAGGACGCCTCGTCTGTTAGCGGCGGTGCTCCCGGCAACGCCGATGTCGCCGACAGCGCCGCCAATGCCGCTGGCGAGAACCAGTGGGATACCGGCAACACCATCTCGGACTCGCAGGAATGGGTTAGTGTCAACGTTCCCCGCGATCTCAGCGAGACGGAGACCGGTGCGGCCGCTACGCCTGCCCAGCCTACTGCCCCGGTTACCAACCAGTCGTGGGCTGACGAGCATCCCGAGACGGCGGCCGAGGCTACCACCCCTGCCGATGATGGATTTCACCAGGTCCCGAGCCGCAGCCGTGGCAGCCGTGATGGTGGCCACCGTGGTCGTGGCGGTTTCCGTggccgcggtggtggtttccGCGGTGATGGCCGTGGACGCGGtcgtggccgtggtggtgatcgCGGGGGTCTCCCCTCGCGTCCTCGCCGGGAAGAAAGCCAGGGTTAG
- a CDS encoding hypothetical protein (EggNog:ENOG503PSJN): MCADHKCIVPRCAQRRASIGTTFCQAHGCRADGCGNERQDQLHCCEKHRCHARGCDLVVEGNHTLCAHHMTCEMNGCGGAKHFEPNKKEYLPYCTNHATCPVARCKQTRLDRQSAFCDDHTCRERSCNKSARVKPYCDDHRCAEIDCAYPIADKTGRFCPLHGCSKPKCLQQSIVEYLCLDHLKKHYTALGRRSALTPASSQFGTVATSTIAEDDDSSTSDDNDERRPGIRNEPPSLKGAYPSSSTFSTTHSHTRSAPIFAPNSNSGSGGGKETPLTMRSRTTLQIHTQNNTSDPHHPSPSQKGPGFYKVNTAADGGSGGGGGDGLSVRAPSPKLVPMPLPVPSDDGKTGSRLKLMEDIEGMVYNPEKGCWE; encoded by the exons ATGTGTGCTGACC ACAAATGCATTGTTCCGAGGTGCGCACAGCGAAGAGCGTCGATTGGTACTACCTTCTGTCAGGCTC ATGGGTGCAGAGCAGACGGATGTGGCAACGAGCGCCAGGACCAGCTTCATTGTTGTGAGAAAC ACCGATGTCACGCCAGGGGTTGCGACTTGGTTGTGGAAGGCAACCATACCCTCTGTGCTCACC ATATGACATGCGAGATGAACGGCTGCGGAGGAGCAAAGCATTTTGAACCCAACAAGAAGGAATATTTGCCGTATTGCACCAACC ATGCCACCTGCCCAGTTGCCCGATGTAAGCAAACGAGACTGGACCGACAGTCAGCTTTCTGCGATGACCATACCTGTCGAGAGAGGAGTTGCAACAAGAGCGCCAGAGTGAAGCCGTATTGTGATGATC ATCGATGTGCGGAAATCGACTGCGCCTATCCTATCGCCGACAAAACTGGAAGGTTTTGCCCACTGC ACGGCTGCTCCAAACCCAAATGCCTCCAACAATCTATCGTCGAGTACCTCTGCCTAGACC ACCTCAAAAAACACTACACCGCCCTCGGCCGCCGCTCAGCCCTAaccccagcctcctcccaatTCGGCACCGTTGCAACAAGCACCATAGCAGAGGACGACGATTCCTCCACTTcagacgacaacgacgagaGACGCCCAGGAATAAGGAATGAACCCCCTAGCCTGAAAGGCGCCTACCCGTCCTCTTCGACGTTTAGCACCACCCACAGCCATACAAGATCAGCACCCATCTTTGCCCCTAACTCCAATTCTGGCAGCGGTGGAGGCAAAGAGACACCATTGACTATGAGGTCGAGGACAACACTCCAGATTCATACTCAGAATAATACATCTGaccctcatcacccctcgCCGTCGCAAAAGGGCCCGGGGTTTTACAAGGTGAAcactgctgctgatggtggtagtggtggtggtggtggtgatgggttgagTGTTAGGGCACCGTCGCCCAAGCTTGTGCCTATGCCTCTGCCTGTTCCGAGCGACGATGGGAAGACAGGTTCGAGGCTGAAGCTCATGGAGGATATAGAGGGTATGGTGTACAATCCTGAGAAGGGGTGCTGGGAGTAG
- the HUB1 gene encoding ubiquitin-like modifier hub1 (COG:O; EggNog:ENOG503P7AI) yields the protein MADADPPPRRRSRSRSRSPPRRPKASGGFKWKEKRPTTSEDSRDGGGRDSSDKNLQRGYRDRSPRRDRDRDDRRDRDRDSNNDRSRQNRSPTRRDRDSAAAPRERDATRDRRRSPRRERSPRRDRPRDKAREEKKEKPRQPTVPQEEMIVVTVNDRLGTKAQIPAFPSDTVGQFKIMVAMKVGREPHEILLKRQGERPFKDHITLGDYGVSNGVQVDLEVDTGD from the coding sequence ATGGCGGATGCAGacccaccacctcgtcgCCGGTCACGATCACGAAGTCGATCCCCGCCTAGACGACCAAAAGCCAGCGGCGGGTTCAAATGGAAAGAGAAACGTCCTACTACTAGCGAAGACAGTCGCGACGGCGGTGGTCGAGACAGCAGCGACAAGAACCTTCAGCGCGGCTACCGCGACCGCTCGCCCCGGCGTGATCGCGATCGGGATGATAGACGGGATAGAGACCGCGACAGCAACAATGATCGCTCGAGGCAAAATCGCTCCCCGACCAGACGAGACCGCGactctgctgctgccccccgGGAACGGGATGCCACTCGTGACAGGCGCCGCTCCCCAAGACGAGAGCGCTCGCCACGACGGGACAGACCAAGGGATAaggcaagagaagaaaagaaggagaagcccaGGCAACCCACCGTGCCACAAGAAGAAATGATTGTCGTCACGGTGAATGATAGACTGGGCACCAAAGCCCAGATCCCCGCTTTTCCCTCCGACACGGTCGGCCAGTTCAAGATTATGGTCGCCATGAAGGTTGGCCGGGAGCCGCACGAGATTTTGCTCAAGAGGCAGGGGGAGAGGCCGTTTAAGGATCATATCACGCTGGGGGATTACGGGGTTAGTAATGGGGTGCAGGTTGATTTGGAGGTTGATACTGGGGATTAA
- a CDS encoding hypothetical protein (EggNog:ENOG503P6NB; COG:L) → MTTLTAPPTTPFTFLSPRDSPAFFPPTPPSTTTPLLTTTATTTTTTKKKHSSISTAPQPPNYKTLINTSPKITPFEKDVYLLLLTIPPGSFTTYALLSTHLKSSPRAVGNALRKNPFAPGVPCHRVLATGNFLGGFKGKISRKSPDGVGGVDTLIEKKELLRREGVKFDDKGRALGTPFRGFK, encoded by the exons ATGACAACCCTAACAGCCCCCCCAACGACCCCCTTCACATTCCTCTCCCCCAGGGACTCCCCAGCATTCttccctcccacacccccatcaacaacaacccctctcctcacaaccaccgccaccaccacaaccaccaccaaaaaaaaacactcctccatctccaccgccccccaaccccccaactaCAAAACCTTAATCAACACGTCCCCCAAAATCACCCCCTTCGAAAAAGATgtctacctcctcctcctcaccatccccccagGCTCCTTCACAACCTACGCCTTACTGTCCACACATCTGAAGTCTTCCCCCCGAGCAGTCGGCAACGCCCTAAGGAAAAACCCCTTTGCTCCCGGGGTTCCCTG CCACCGCGTCCTGGCAACCGGCAACTTCCTAGGCGGCTTCAAAGGCAAAATCTCCCGCAAAAGCCCCGACGGTGTAGGAGGCGTAGACACCCTCATCGAGAAAAAAGAACTCCTCAGAAGAGAAGGCGTTAAATTCGACGACAAGGGGAGAGCCCTGGGGACACCGTTCAGGGGGTTCAAGTAA
- a CDS encoding hypothetical protein (EggNog:ENOG503P5RP; COG:S), with translation MPGHKLYPRATVKKIVKAHSNCSVSKNADVMIFLDYMLFMQNLVKEASIEAKKGGERGITARSVKKVTADSLAKFKG, from the exons ATGCCCGGTCACAAGCTGTATCCACGCGCGACAGTCAAGAAAATCGTCAAGGCTCACTCCAATTGCAGCGTGAGCAAGAACGCAGATGTCATG ATCTTTCTGGACTACATGCTGTTTATGCAAAA CCTGGTGAAAGAAGCCTCCATTGAAGCCAAAAAGGGTGGTGAAAGGGGCATCACGGCACGCAgtgtgaagaaggtgacAGCG GATTCATTGGCCAAGTTCAAAGGATGA
- a CDS encoding hypothetical protein (COG:O; EggNog:ENOG503P4NE) — protein MNLSRRMLTKEEEDAVGDEIEVRREDQDKINKFSRLHSHELTLEEELKVKNKEKEELDDITTELELADEDDLVPYKIGDAFFHLPLPQAQELLGLSTAKIEEEIGELEDKMATIRGEMTQLKVELYARFGKTINLET, from the exons ATGAATTTGAGCAGGAGAATG ttgaccaaggaggaggaggatgcagTAGGCGATGAGATCGAGGTCCGCCGTGAGGATCAGGACAAGATCAATAAATTCAGCCGCCTCCACTCCCACGAACTCAcactcgaggaggagctcaaaGTAAAAAAC aaagaaaaggaagagcTTGACGACATCACGACGGAGCTTGAGCTcgccgacgaggatgacctTGTTCC GTACAAGATTGGAGACGCCTTCTTCCACCTGCCGCTACCACAGGCACAGgagctccttggcctctCAACAGCCAAGATCGAGGAGGAAAtcggggagttggaggacaAGATGGCCACCATTCGGGGGGAAATGACGCAGCTGAAGGTGGAGCTGTATGCGCGATTTGGAAAGACTATCAACCTCGAGACATGA
- the VMA6 gene encoding H(+)-transporting V0 sector ATPase subunit d (BUSCO:EOG092638RC; EggNog:ENOG503NWBT; COG:C): MEGLFFNVNNGYLEGIIRGYRNGLLTSTNYTNMTQCETIDDLKLQLGPAYGDFLSTLPPNPSTSSLATKTTEKLVSEFRYVRANAVGSLAKFMDYITYGYMIDNVALLITGTLHERDTRELLDRCHPLGWFETMPVLCVATNIEELYNSVLIETPLAPYFKGSLSHQDLDELNIEIVRNTLYKNYLEDFYNFVNTHPDMAGTPTSEVMTEILEFEADRRAINITLNSFGTELSKQDRNKLYPTFGRLYPEGTLMLSRADDFEGVRLAVEGVHDYKSFFEAAGLGGGPGGPGNMGGGSGSDGKSLEDMFYQKEMEICKGAFTRQFGASIIYAFVKLKEQEVRNIQWISECIAQNQKERIGNYISVF; the protein is encoded by the exons ATGGAGGGCCTCTTCTTCAACGTCAACAATGG CTACCTGGAGGGCATCATCCGCGGCTACCGCAAcggcctcctcaccagcacAAACTACACCAACATGACCCAATGCGAAACCATCGACGACCTCAAACTCCAGCTCGGCCCCGCATACGGCGACTTTCtctccacccttccccccaacccatccacctccagtCTCGCCACAAAGACAACCGAGAAGCTCGTCTCCGAGTTCCGCTACGTTCGCGCCAACGCAGTGGGCTCCCTCGCCAAGTTCATGGATTACATCACCTACGGGTACATGATTGACAAtgtcgccctcctcatcaccggcaCCCTCCACGAGCGCGACACCCGCGAGCTCCTCGATCGGTGCCACCCCCTGGGTTGGTTCGAGACCATGCCTGTTCTTTGTGTGGCCACCAACATCGAGGAGCTCTACAACAGCGTTCTCATCGAAACCCCCTTGGCCCCTTACTTCAAAGGCAGCCTCTCCCACCAAGACCTGGACGAGCTCAACATTGAGATCGTGAGAAATACACTCTACAAGAACTACCTGGAGGATTTCTACAACTTTGTCAACACACACCCCGACATGGCGGGCACCCCGACAAGCGAGGTCATGACGGAAATTCTCGAGTTTGAGGCGGACAGGCGGGCGATCAACATCACGTTGAACTCGTTTGGGACGGAGCTGTCGAAGCAGGACCGTAACAAATTGTATCCCACTTTTGGCCGGCTCTATCCCGAGGGgacgttgatgttgtcgagaGCGGATGATTTTGAAGGGGTGAGGCttgcggtggagggggtgcaCGATTACAAGTCGTTTTTTGAGGCTGCGGGACTAGGAGGTGGTCCGGGGGGACCGGGGAATATGGGAGGGGGTTCGGGGTCGGATGGGAAGAGCTTGGAGGATATGTTTTAtcagaaggagatggagatatGCAAGGGGGCGTTTACGAGGCAGTTTGGGGCGAGTATTATTTATGCTTTTGTTAAGCTGAAGGAGCAG GAGGTCCGCAATATTCAGTGGATATCTGAGTGCATAGCTCAGAACCAAAAGGAGCGCATTGGTAATTACATCAGTGTGTTCTGA
- the NOP58 gene encoding Nucleolar protein 58 (EggNog:ENOG503NUJ8; COG:A; COG:J) — MLPENFKEMSLGLAHSLSRHKLKFSPEKVDIMIVHAVSLLDDLDKELNTYAMRVKEWYGWHFPELAKILPDNLSYAKIIVTLGVRTNAPETDLSEILPHEIEAAVKSAADISMGTEINEEDLNNIKLLAERVIALSEYRKQLSEYLENRMKAISPNMTELLGALVGARLIAHAGSLISLAKNPGSTIQILGAEKALFRALKTKHATPKYGLIYHASLVGQASGNNKGKIARQLAAKVALGVRTDALSEFDEDVDDETRAEDIKEARKYNADADGVAAEAEIAKPLIEEVEMEDAPADEEKVSKKEKKEKKEKKEKKDKSEKKDKKEKKKSKEPTEETESPAKTKSSKRKHDDEEEEAAPVKEKEHKKKKKKHSKE, encoded by the exons ATGCTCCCTGAAAACTTCAAGGAGATGTCTCTGGGTCTGgcccactccctctcccgccacAAGCTCAAGTTCTCTCCCGAGAAGGTCGACATCATGATTGTCCACGCCGTTTCCCTCCTTGACGATTTGGACAAGGAGCTCAACACCTATGCCATGCGCGTCAAGGAATGGTACGGCTGGCACTTCCCCGAGTTGGCCAAGATTTTGCCCGACAACCTCTCTTATGCCAAGATTATTGTTACTTTGGGTGTCCGCACCAACGCTCCTGAGACCGACCTTTCCGAAATTCTCCCTCACGAAATCGAGGCTGCCGTCAAGTCTGCCGCTGATATTTCCATGGGTACCGAGATCAATGAGGAGGatctcaacaacatcaagctTCTCGCTGAACGTGTCATTGCTCTTTCCGAGTACCGCAAGCAGCTTTCCGAGTACCTCGAGAACCGCATGAAGGCTATCTCCCCCAACATGACCGAGCTTCTCGGCGCCCTTGTTGGTGCTCGTCTTATTGCCCACGCTGGTTCCCTCATCAGCTTGGCCAAGAACCCCGGTTCTACCATCCAGATTCTCGGTGCCGAAAAGGCTCTTTTCCGTGCCCTCAAGACCAAGCACGCGACCCCCAAGTATGGCCTCATCTACCACGCCTCCCTCGTTGGCCAGGCTTCTGGTAACAACAAGGGTAAGATTGCCCGTCAGCTCGCCGCCAAGGTCGCCCTTGGTGTGCGCACTGATGCTCTTTCCGAGTTCGACGAGGATGTCGATGATGAGACTCGCGCCGAG GACATCAAGGAGGCCCGCAAGTACAACGCCGATGCCGACGGTGTCGCCGCTGAGGCCGAGATTGCCAAGCCCCTcattgaggaggtcgagatgGAGGACGCGCCTGCCGATGAGGAGAAGGTcagcaagaaggagaagaaggagaagaaggaaaagaaggagaagaaggacaagagcgagaagaaggacaagaaggagaaaaagaagtccAAGGAGCCAACAGAAGAGACCGAAAGCccagccaagaccaagagCTCCAAGCGCAAGcacgatgatgaggaggaggaggcggcgccagtaaaggagaaggagcacaagaagaagaagaagaagcacagCAAGGAGTAA
- a CDS encoding hypothetical protein (COG:J; BUSCO:EOG092643JW; EggNog:ENOG503NX2K): MPPRLPVPQGLRTLSLCLRPSPASTTTPALSHLPLIQTANVSQKTKEKRKEMKRRMKQDPYGWAQTQQRKNANLRRRAELEAERKEAWGSPIHGITTPFVESFDSGGQAPLSTPPVDGDGNPLAPPHELPTSPHLANYLLTKEEIEQAIEQSKRLTKPLDEDTHTDLKQHEENVTKAIIALQRITDLNNGSAKDRKHANKRRCIETFGRHVTDVTLDHAAPHPSINAPQGPKPVRAGPDTGSSEVQIAILTSKIRAVALSLEGHKGYKDKNNKRSLRLLLHKRQRLLKYMEKKERGSERWQFMLKTLGITPACWKNQIEV; this comes from the exons ATGCCTCCCAGGTTACCCGTCCCCCAGGGGCTGCGAACCCTTTCGC TATGCCTCCGCCCATCTCCCGCCTCGACGACAACCCCAGCCCtgtcccacctccccctcatccagaCAGCCAATGTTTCCCAAAAGACCAAAGAAAAGCGCAAGGAAATGAAGCGCCGCATGAAGCAAGACCCCTACGGCTGGGCCCAAACCCAACAGCGCAAAAACGCCaacctccgccgccgcgccGAGCTCGAAGCCGAACGCAAAGAAGCCTGGGGCTCCCCCATCCacggcatcaccacccccttcgtcGAATCCTTCGACTCGGGCGGACAAgctcccctctccacccccccagtcgacggcgacggcaaccccctcgccccccctCACGagctccccacctccccccacctgGCCAactacctcctcaccaaagaAGAGATCGAGCAGGCCATTGAGCAGTCCAAGCGCCTGACCAAACCCCTCGACGAGGACACCCACACCGACCTCAAACAGCACGAGGAGAACGTCACAaaggccatcatcgccctccaGCGCATCACAGACCTCAACAACGGCTCCGCAAAGGACAGGAAACACGCCAACAAGCGCCGCTGCATCGAGACCTTTGGCCGTCACGTCACCGACGTCACCCTCGACCACGccgccccccacccctccatcaacgCCCCGCAGGGACCCAAGCCCGTCCGCGCCGGCCCAGACACGGGAAGCAGCGAGGTCCAGATCGCCATTCTAACCTCCAAGATCAGAGCCGTGGCTCTCTCGCTCGAGGGGCACAAGGGCTACAAGGACAAGAATAACAAGAGGAGTCTGAGATTGCTCCTCCACAAGAGGCAACGGCTTCTCAAATacatggagaagaaggagagggggagtgaGCGGTGGCAGTTTATGCTCAAGACGCTGGGCATCACCCCGGCATGCTGGAAGAACCAGATCGAGGTTTAA